In Streptomyces sp. P3, one DNA window encodes the following:
- a CDS encoding amidohydrolase gives MSRESEADPSGEAVLPDALPGVLPEALRAELVAFRRDLHMHPELGNQEFRTTAAIKARLEKAGLKPRVLAVGTGLICDIGTVGAEGAAVDGVPVLAMRADIDALPIPDTKTECAYRSTVPDRAHACGHDVHTTVVLGAGLVLAELHRQGRLPRPVRLIFQPAEEVLPGGAADAIADGALDGVGRIIAVHCDPRVDAGKVGLREGAITSACDRLEISLDGPGGHTARPHLTTDLVTAAARVVTDVPALVGRRVDTRAGLAVTWGRIESGHAPNVIPQHAELSGTVRCLDLEAWRQAPDIVVAAIDEVANLHRAKSEINYVRGVPPVVNDTDVTALLRDAMVARRGESAVEGTEQSLGGEDFSWYLERVPGSMARLGVRPPGERTVRDLHQGDFDADESAITVGVELFTAAALLDAAGR, from the coding sequence ATGTCCCGAGAGTCCGAGGCCGATCCCTCAGGGGAAGCCGTGCTCCCCGACGCCCTTCCCGGCGTCCTGCCGGAGGCGCTGCGCGCCGAGCTCGTGGCCTTCCGCCGCGACCTGCACATGCACCCTGAGCTGGGCAACCAGGAGTTCCGCACGACGGCCGCGATCAAGGCCCGCCTCGAGAAGGCGGGACTCAAGCCCCGCGTGCTCGCCGTCGGCACCGGCCTCATCTGCGACATCGGAACCGTGGGGGCGGAGGGTGCGGCGGTCGACGGCGTGCCCGTTCTCGCGATGCGCGCCGACATCGACGCGCTGCCCATCCCGGACACGAAGACCGAGTGCGCCTACCGGTCCACCGTCCCCGACCGCGCGCACGCCTGCGGCCACGACGTGCACACCACCGTCGTCCTCGGCGCCGGTCTCGTCCTGGCGGAGCTGCATCGGCAGGGCCGGCTGCCGCGACCGGTGCGGCTGATCTTCCAGCCCGCCGAGGAGGTGCTGCCCGGCGGCGCCGCCGACGCCATCGCCGACGGCGCACTGGACGGTGTGGGCCGGATCATCGCCGTGCACTGCGACCCCCGGGTCGACGCGGGCAAGGTCGGTCTGCGCGAGGGGGCCATCACCTCCGCCTGCGACCGGCTGGAGATCTCCCTGGACGGGCCCGGCGGCCACACCGCACGCCCGCACCTGACCACCGACCTCGTCACGGCGGCCGCCCGGGTCGTCACCGACGTGCCCGCGCTGGTCGGCCGCCGGGTCGACACCCGCGCCGGGCTGGCCGTCACCTGGGGCCGCATCGAGAGCGGGCACGCCCCGAACGTGATCCCGCAGCACGCCGAGCTCTCCGGCACCGTCCGCTGCCTGGACCTCGAGGCGTGGCGGCAGGCTCCGGACATCGTGGTCGCGGCGATCGACGAGGTGGCCAACCTGCACCGGGCCAAGTCGGAGATCAACTACGTGCGAGGCGTCCCGCCGGTCGTCAACGACACGGACGTCACCGCCCTGCTGCGGGACGCCATGGTGGCCCGGCGCGGCGAGTCGGCCGTGGAGGGCACCGAGCAGAGCCTCGGCGGCGAGGACTTCTCCTGGTACCTGGAGCGGGTCCCCGGCTCGATGGCCAGGCTCGGTGTGCGCCCGCCCGGCGAGCGCACCGTGCGCGACCTGCACCAGGGCGACTTCGACGCCGACGAGTCGGCGATCACCGTCGGTGTCGAGCTCTTCACGGCGGCGGCGCTGCTGGACGCGGCCGGCAGGTGA
- a CDS encoding TetR/AcrR family transcriptional regulator has translation MSTGRRAPLDRQRVADTALGLLNDVGLDGLTLRAIARELDVKAPALYWHFKDKQALLDEMATEMYRRMVAGAELDPADTWRQRLSKSNHGLRRALRGYRDGAKVFSGSRFTGVEHAEQMEDGLRLFTAAGFTLAQAVRATSTTYLYTIGFVTEEQGVEPLPDERREGFDVEERARRLAAFPLSAQAGAEIFADYDRHFAEGLDLIVDGIAARYGVG, from the coding sequence GTGAGCACCGGACGACGAGCCCCCCTCGACCGCCAGCGGGTCGCGGACACCGCACTCGGGCTGCTGAACGACGTCGGCCTCGACGGGCTGACCCTGCGCGCCATCGCCAGGGAACTGGACGTCAAGGCGCCCGCGCTGTACTGGCATTTCAAGGACAAGCAGGCGCTGCTGGACGAGATGGCGACCGAGATGTACCGGCGGATGGTCGCCGGTGCCGAACTCGACCCCGCCGACACCTGGCGGCAGCGGCTGAGCAAGTCCAACCACGGTCTGCGCCGAGCCCTGCGCGGCTACCGCGACGGCGCGAAGGTCTTCAGCGGCTCCCGCTTCACCGGCGTCGAGCACGCCGAGCAGATGGAGGACGGCCTGCGGCTGTTCACGGCCGCCGGCTTCACCCTCGCCCAGGCGGTCCGCGCGACCTCGACGACGTACCTCTACACGATCGGCTTCGTCACCGAGGAGCAGGGCGTCGAGCCGCTGCCCGACGAGCGGCGCGAGGGGTTCGACGTCGAGGAGCGGGCCCGGCGGCTGGCCGCGTTCCCGCTGTCGGCGCAGGCGGGCGCGGAGATCTTCGCCGACTACGACCGGCACTTCGCGGAAGGCCTCGACCTGATCGTCGACGGGATCGCGGCGCGCTACGGAGTCGGCTGA
- a CDS encoding FAD-dependent monooxygenase: MDVDVLIVGAGPAGLVLGIDLARRGVDALVVERGATLAPGSRGKGLQPRTLEVYEDLGVLDEILAAGGPYPVGMIWADGVQAGEHIMFDPAEDGEEGSRFTAPWMVPQWRNQEILLARLAELGGSVAFGREVVGVEQDAAGVTARFASGATVRARYAVAADGGRSALRRALGIGMTGETVDPRPTLVADVRIAGLGRDHWHVFPPAGGSDFLALCPLAGTDDFQLAARFPEGTRPDLSPEGVRAVVAERTHLAAEDVTGIGWASDFRPRAALADRFRQGRVFLAGDAAHVHSPAGGQGLNTSVQDAYNLGWKLGAVLTQGAPEDLLDTYEEERRPVAAHILGLSTAIHRDEARRGAGTRQLGLHYRRSSLSEETRPAPGPLRAGDRVPDLTADGVRLFDRLRGPDWTLLTLETGVYLVRPDGHVGWAGDTPDGLEAYRARVGLGRHGLRAH; the protein is encoded by the coding sequence GTGGACGTGGACGTCCTGATCGTCGGCGCGGGTCCGGCCGGCCTCGTCCTCGGCATCGACCTCGCCCGCCGCGGGGTGGACGCGCTGGTGGTGGAACGGGGCGCGACCCTGGCTCCCGGCTCGCGCGGCAAGGGCCTGCAGCCGCGCACCCTGGAGGTCTACGAGGACCTCGGCGTCCTCGACGAGATCCTCGCCGCCGGCGGTCCGTACCCGGTCGGCATGATCTGGGCGGACGGCGTTCAGGCCGGCGAGCACATCATGTTCGACCCGGCCGAGGACGGCGAGGAGGGCTCCCGCTTCACCGCCCCCTGGATGGTCCCGCAGTGGCGGAACCAGGAGATCCTGCTGGCCCGGCTGGCGGAGCTGGGCGGGTCGGTGGCCTTCGGCCGCGAGGTCGTGGGCGTGGAGCAGGACGCGGCGGGGGTGACGGCCCGTTTCGCCTCCGGCGCGACGGTCCGCGCCCGGTACGCCGTCGCCGCCGACGGCGGACGGTCCGCGCTGCGGCGGGCGCTGGGCATCGGGATGACGGGCGAGACCGTGGACCCTCGGCCGACGCTCGTCGCGGACGTGCGGATCGCGGGTCTGGGCCGGGACCACTGGCACGTGTTCCCGCCGGCCGGCGGCTCGGACTTCCTGGCCCTGTGCCCGCTGGCGGGGACGGACGACTTCCAGCTGGCCGCGCGGTTCCCGGAGGGGACGCGGCCCGACCTGTCGCCGGAGGGCGTCCGCGCGGTCGTCGCCGAGCGCACCCACCTCGCCGCCGAGGACGTCACGGGGATCGGCTGGGCGTCCGACTTCCGCCCGCGCGCCGCACTGGCGGACCGCTTCCGCCAGGGCCGGGTCTTCCTGGCCGGCGACGCGGCGCACGTGCACTCCCCCGCCGGCGGCCAGGGCCTCAACACCAGCGTCCAGGACGCGTACAACCTGGGCTGGAAACTGGGCGCGGTACTGACCCAAGGGGCGCCGGAAGACCTGCTGGACACCTACGAGGAGGAGCGCCGCCCGGTCGCCGCGCACATACTCGGCCTGTCCACGGCGATCCACCGGGACGAGGCACGCCGGGGCGCGGGCACACGGCAGCTGGGCCTGCACTACCGGCGGTCGTCACTGAGCGAGGAGACGAGGCCGGCTCCCGGTCCGCTGCGGGCCGGCGACCGCGTCCCGGACCTGACCGCCGACGGCGTCCGTCTCTTCGACCGGCTCAGGGGACCGGACTGGACCCTGCTGACCCTGGAGACCGGCGTGTACCTGGTCCGCCCGGACGGCCACGTGGGCTGGGCGGGCGACACTCCGGACGGACTCGAGGCCTACCGGGCGCGGGTCGGCCTCGGCCGCCACGGCCTCCGGGCGCACTGA
- a CDS encoding methylmalonyl-CoA mutase, with protein sequence MARESESGLPIEPVYGPRDLAGWNPSERLGEPGAYPFTRGVYPSMYTGRPWTMRQYAGFGTAVESNARYRQLIAHGTTGLSVAFDLPTQMGHDSDAPIAHGEVGKVGVAVDSVEDMRVLFDGIPLDRVSTSMTINAPAALLLLMYQLVGEEQGVPADRLTGTVQNDVLKEYIARGTYIFPPKPSLRLIADVFRYCRAEMPRWNTISISGYHMAEAGASPAQEIAFTLADGIEYVRTAVAAGMDVDDFAPRLSFFFVARTTLLEEVAKFRAARRIWARVMRKEFGAKNPKSLMLRFHTQTAGVQLTAQQPEVNLVRVAVQGLAAVLGGTQSLHTNSFDEAIALPTDKSARLALRTQQVLAHETDVTATVDPFAGSYVVERMTDDLEAAIVGLMRRVEDLGGAVSAIEQGYQKNEIERSAYRIAQQTDSGERVVVGVNRFRLDAEEPYEPLRVDPAIEEQQARRLARLRAERDPAAVDAALDALRKAARGEDNVLYPMKDALRARATVGEVCNALREVWGTYVPSDAF encoded by the coding sequence ATGGCGCGTGAGTCGGAGTCCGGACTGCCCATCGAGCCGGTGTACGGCCCGCGGGACCTGGCCGGCTGGAACCCTTCCGAGCGGCTGGGCGAGCCGGGCGCGTACCCCTTCACCCGGGGCGTCTACCCGTCGATGTACACGGGCCGCCCCTGGACGATGCGCCAGTACGCGGGGTTCGGCACGGCGGTCGAGTCGAACGCCCGCTACCGGCAGCTGATCGCCCACGGCACCACCGGCCTGTCGGTAGCCTTCGACCTGCCCACCCAGATGGGCCACGACTCCGACGCCCCGATCGCGCACGGCGAGGTCGGCAAGGTCGGCGTGGCGGTCGACTCGGTCGAGGACATGCGGGTGCTGTTCGACGGGATCCCGCTGGACCGGGTGTCGACGTCCATGACGATCAACGCCCCCGCCGCGCTGCTGCTGCTGATGTACCAGCTGGTCGGCGAGGAGCAGGGCGTCCCGGCCGACCGGCTCACCGGCACGGTCCAGAACGACGTGCTGAAGGAGTACATCGCGCGCGGGACGTACATCTTCCCGCCGAAGCCCTCACTCCGCCTGATCGCCGACGTCTTCAGGTACTGCCGGGCCGAGATGCCGCGCTGGAACACCATCTCGATCTCCGGCTACCACATGGCGGAGGCGGGCGCGTCACCCGCGCAGGAGATCGCCTTCACGCTGGCCGACGGCATCGAGTACGTCCGTACGGCGGTCGCCGCCGGCATGGACGTGGACGACTTCGCACCGCGGCTGTCCTTCTTCTTCGTGGCCCGCACGACGCTCCTCGAGGAGGTCGCGAAGTTCCGCGCCGCCCGCCGGATCTGGGCGCGGGTGATGAGGAAGGAGTTCGGTGCGAAGAACCCCAAGTCGCTGATGCTGCGCTTCCACACGCAGACCGCCGGCGTCCAGCTGACGGCCCAGCAGCCCGAGGTGAACCTGGTCCGGGTCGCCGTCCAGGGCCTGGCGGCGGTGCTCGGCGGCACCCAGTCGCTGCACACCAACTCCTTCGACGAGGCCATCGCGCTGCCGACCGACAAGAGCGCGCGGCTGGCCCTGCGCACCCAGCAGGTCCTGGCCCACGAGACGGACGTGACGGCCACCGTCGACCCCTTCGCGGGCTCGTACGTCGTGGAGCGGATGACCGACGACCTGGAAGCGGCGATCGTCGGTCTCATGCGCCGGGTCGAGGACCTCGGCGGCGCGGTGTCGGCCATCGAGCAGGGCTATCAGAAGAACGAGATCGAGAGGTCCGCCTACCGCATCGCGCAGCAGACCGACTCCGGCGAGCGGGTCGTGGTCGGCGTCAACCGCTTCCGGCTGGACGCGGAGGAACCGTACGAGCCCCTGCGCGTCGACCCGGCCATCGAGGAGCAGCAGGCGCGGCGCCTGGCCCGGCTTCGCGCGGAGCGTGACCCGGCGGCCGTGGACGCCGCCCTCGACGCCCTGAGGAAGGCGGCGCGGGGCGAGGACAACGTCCTGTACCCGATGAAGGACGCGCTGCGGGCCCGGGCGACGGTGGGCGAGGTGTGCAACGCCCTCCGGGAGGTCTGGGGGACGTATGTGCCGTCGGACGCCTTCTGA
- a CDS encoding RNA polymerase sigma factor, translating into MGDDAELTAAVLAAQHGDETAFRTVYRTVHPRLLGYVRTLVGDTDAEDVTSEAWLQIARDLERFAGDADRFRGWAARIARNRALDHIRMRGRRPATVGDETELAGRAAESDTAGEAIEALATGRTLGLIARLPQDQAEAVVLRVVMGLDAKTAADTLGKRPGAVRTAAHRGLKKLAELLGDDPETAGVLDALPPQRRPRSRTVTSAGVTHARTRTQRDM; encoded by the coding sequence GTGGGGGACGACGCGGAGCTGACAGCCGCGGTGCTCGCGGCACAGCACGGGGACGAGACCGCGTTTCGGACCGTGTACCGCACGGTGCACCCGCGGCTGCTGGGATACGTGCGCACACTGGTCGGTGACACCGACGCCGAGGACGTGACGTCCGAGGCCTGGCTGCAGATCGCCCGGGACCTCGAGCGGTTCGCCGGCGACGCGGACCGCTTCCGCGGCTGGGCCGCCCGGATCGCCCGCAACCGCGCCCTGGACCACATACGGATGCGCGGAAGACGCCCGGCGACGGTCGGCGACGAGACCGAGCTGGCCGGCCGGGCCGCCGAGTCCGACACCGCGGGCGAGGCCATCGAGGCGCTGGCCACCGGCCGCACCCTCGGCCTCATAGCCAGGTTGCCGCAGGACCAGGCCGAGGCCGTCGTCCTGCGGGTGGTCATGGGACTGGACGCCAAGACGGCCGCCGACACCCTCGGCAAGCGGCCCGGCGCGGTGCGCACCGCCGCCCATCGGGGCCTGAAGAAACTCGCCGAGCTGCTCGGCGACGACCCGGAGACGGCCGGTGTGCTGGACGCGCTGCCGCCCCAGCGACGGCCGCGCTCGCGCACGGTGACGTCCGCCGGTGTGACGCATGCGCGCACCCGGACGCAGAGGGACATGTGA
- a CDS encoding glycoside hydrolase family 20 protein produces MAGGLVAALGVGAGLWASSGDAGTPTGSSSQQVAEGASADGRGAARAPAPSPTPSRSYALSTAPRTIPAVRSHTPARGPGWRPAAGRRVVVGDAQLADEGRLVAGELGLAYAGVRNDARAGDLRLARNADRGASPESYTMTVRGGRVTVSAPSDAGVFYGTRTLKQEVRGGGTAPEGVVRDQPAKPQRGFTLDIARKNFSAGWIEDRVRELGDLKYNQLGLHFSDDQAFRIQSDTHPEIVAREHLTKAQVRKIVALAAQRHITVVPEIDSPGHLGAVLAAHPELQLRNAQGVATRGAIDISKKASANLLDDLLNEYAGLFPGGYWHLGGDEYQALTVRNPAASYPQLAAAATARYGPGAGVSDLATGWLNDRADTVRAHGRTMRAWNDGFFRGTSVKPASDLVVAYWTGKEFGARTPTEYLSAGRKMLNYNDKYLYYVLGEPNDFVYPTGRRIYEEWTPRVLRGTTPVAARYDAQILGGSFSVWCDLANSQTQAQVAAGVRMPLRATAQKLWDARTPTLTWTQFTSLANRLG; encoded by the coding sequence ATGGCGGGCGGGCTGGTCGCCGCGCTCGGTGTCGGAGCGGGGCTGTGGGCCTCCTCGGGCGATGCCGGGACGCCGACCGGGTCGTCCTCCCAGCAGGTCGCCGAGGGCGCCTCCGCCGACGGCCGCGGCGCGGCCCGCGCCCCGGCCCCGAGCCCCACGCCCAGCCGTTCCTACGCCCTGTCCACCGCCCCCCGCACCATCCCCGCCGTCCGCTCCCACACCCCGGCCCGCGGTCCGGGCTGGCGGCCCGCGGCCGGCCGCCGGGTCGTGGTCGGCGACGCCCAGCTCGCCGACGAGGGGCGTCTGGTCGCCGGCGAGCTGGGACTCGCCTACGCCGGCGTGCGCAACGACGCGCGCGCCGGTGACCTGCGCCTCGCCCGCAACGCCGACCGGGGCGCGAGCCCGGAGTCGTACACCATGACCGTGCGCGGCGGGCGGGTCACCGTCAGCGCGCCCTCGGACGCCGGGGTCTTCTACGGCACCCGCACCCTGAAGCAGGAGGTGCGCGGTGGCGGGACGGCACCCGAGGGCGTCGTGCGCGACCAGCCGGCGAAGCCGCAGCGCGGGTTCACGCTGGACATCGCGCGCAAGAACTTCAGCGCCGGCTGGATCGAGGACCGGGTGCGCGAGCTCGGCGACCTCAAGTACAACCAGCTCGGCCTGCACTTCTCCGACGACCAGGCGTTCCGGATCCAGTCCGACACGCATCCGGAGATCGTCGCCCGGGAGCACCTGACCAAGGCCCAGGTGAGGAAGATCGTCGCCCTGGCGGCCCAGCGGCACATCACCGTGGTGCCCGAGATCGACTCGCCCGGACACCTGGGCGCCGTCCTCGCCGCCCACCCCGAGCTGCAGCTGCGCAACGCGCAGGGCGTCGCCACCCGCGGGGCGATCGACATCTCCAAGAAGGCGTCCGCGAACCTCCTCGACGACCTGCTGAACGAGTACGCCGGCCTCTTCCCCGGCGGCTACTGGCATCTCGGCGGCGACGAGTACCAGGCGCTCACGGTGCGCAACCCGGCCGCCTCCTACCCTCAGCTCGCCGCGGCCGCGACGGCCCGGTACGGCCCCGGCGCGGGCGTCTCCGACCTCGCCACCGGCTGGCTCAACGACCGCGCCGACACCGTCCGCGCCCACGGCCGGACGATGCGGGCGTGGAACGACGGGTTCTTCCGCGGCACGTCGGTGAAGCCGGCCTCCGATCTGGTGGTCGCCTACTGGACGGGCAAGGAGTTCGGCGCCCGGACGCCGACGGAGTACCTGAGCGCGGGGCGCAAGATGCTCAACTACAACGACAAGTACCTCTACTACGTCCTCGGCGAGCCCAACGACTTCGTGTACCCGACCGGAAGGCGCATCTACGAGGAGTGGACCCCGCGCGTGCTGCGCGGCACCACCCCGGTCGCCGCGCGGTACGACGCCCAGATCCTCGGCGGCTCCTTCTCGGTCTGGTGCGACCTCGCGAACTCCCAGACGCAGGCGCAGGTCGCGGCGGGCGTGCGGATGCCGCTGCGGGCCACCGCGCAGAAACTGTGGGACGCGCGGACACCGACGCTGACCTGGACGCAGTTCACGTCCCTTGCGAACAGGCTGGGCTGA
- a CDS encoding 2-oxo-4-hydroxy-4-carboxy-5-ureidoimidazoline decarboxylase, translating into MTRGSTLPAHRLPHLSGRLAIPAQTRTSPVPVLHGFNTASADEARRVLLTCLHSPRWARRLADHRPYPTVESLLAASDEAAYDLTPGDLAEALAAETLPALPDDAYGAAHMALGAAHSAYEARFGHAFVICLDGLPPSEALDHVLEGIRSRLANDPEDERVVAADELRRLARGRLAGAVRGAGP; encoded by the coding sequence GTGACGCGAGGATCCACGCTGCCTGCGCACCGTCTTCCCCACCTCTCCGGCCGCCTCGCCATACCGGCGCAGACCCGGACGTCGCCGGTGCCCGTGCTGCACGGCTTCAACACCGCGTCCGCCGACGAGGCCCGCCGTGTGCTCCTGACCTGCCTGCACAGTCCCCGCTGGGCCCGCCGCCTCGCCGACCACCGCCCCTATCCGACGGTGGAGTCCCTGCTGGCGGCGTCGGACGAGGCGGCGTACGACCTGACGCCGGGCGACCTGGCGGAGGCCCTGGCTGCGGAGACCCTTCCCGCGCTGCCGGACGACGCGTACGGAGCGGCCCACATGGCGCTGGGCGCGGCCCACTCCGCCTACGAGGCCAGGTTCGGGCACGCGTTCGTCATCTGCCTGGACGGGCTGCCGCCGTCGGAGGCCCTGGACCACGTGCTGGAGGGCATCCGGTCACGTTTGGCGAACGATCCGGAGGACGAACGGGTGGTGGCGGCGGACGAACTGCGCCGTCTGGCCAGGGGACGGCTGGCCGGCGCCGTCAGGGGCGCGGGACCGTAG
- the sdhC gene encoding succinate dehydrogenase, cytochrome b556 subunit: MPAGTLYRGREGMWSWVAHRVTGVLIFFFLFVHVLDTALVRVSPEDYDKVVATYKTPIVALLEYGLVAAILFHALNGLRVIAVDFWSKGTRYQKQMLWTVVGLWLVLMLGAVYPVLGHAARELFGS; the protein is encoded by the coding sequence GTGCCGGCTGGAACGCTGTACCGCGGCCGGGAAGGAATGTGGTCCTGGGTGGCTCATCGAGTCACCGGCGTCCTCATCTTCTTCTTCCTGTTCGTCCACGTGCTGGACACCGCCCTCGTGCGTGTCTCCCCCGAGGACTACGACAAGGTCGTAGCCACCTACAAGACCCCCATCGTCGCGCTGCTGGAGTACGGCCTCGTCGCCGCCATCCTCTTCCACGCGCTCAACGGCCTGCGCGTCATCGCCGTCGACTTCTGGTCGAAGGGCACGCGCTACCAGAAGCAGATGCTCTGGACCGTCGTGGGCCTGTGGCTCGTGCTGATGCTCGGGGCGGTCTACCCCGTCCTCGGACACGCCGCTCGTGAACTGTTCGGGAGCTGA
- a CDS encoding succinate dehydrogenase hydrophobic membrane anchor subunit, which yields MATTESTAAGIGPVEGGSGYGVDNPAPFIEAPRKRTKKTPKSTRGNFEMAAWLFMRLSGVVLVVLVLGHLLIQLVLDGGVSKIGFAFVAGRWASPFWQVWDLLMLWLAMLHGANGLRTVINDYAERANTRLWLKGLLYTATVFTILLGTLVIFTFDPNIR from the coding sequence ATGGCGACCACTGAATCCACCGCAGCCGGCATCGGCCCCGTCGAGGGCGGCTCCGGCTACGGCGTCGACAACCCGGCGCCCTTCATCGAGGCCCCGCGCAAGCGCACCAAGAAGACCCCGAAGTCCACCCGGGGCAACTTCGAGATGGCCGCCTGGCTGTTCATGCGCCTGTCGGGCGTCGTGCTGGTCGTGCTGGTCCTCGGCCACCTGCTGATCCAGCTGGTGCTGGACGGCGGCGTGTCGAAGATCGGCTTCGCGTTCGTGGCGGGCCGCTGGGCGTCCCCCTTCTGGCAGGTCTGGGACCTGCTGATGCTGTGGCTCGCGATGCTGCACGGGGCGAACGGCCTGCGCACGGTCATCAACGACTACGCGGAGCGCGCGAACACCCGGCTGTGGCTGAAGGGCCTGCTCTACACCGCCACGGTGTTCACCATCCTGCTGGGCACGCTGGTGATCTTCACCTTCGACCCGAACATCCGCTAG
- the sdhA gene encoding succinate dehydrogenase flavoprotein subunit, giving the protein MKIHKYDTVIVGAGGAGMRAAIESTKRSRTAVLTKLYPTRSHTGAAQGGMAAALANVEEDNWEWHTFDTVKGGDYLVDQDAAEILAKEAIDSVLDLEKMGLPFNRTPNGTIDQRRFGGHSRNHGEAPVRRSCYAADRTGHMILQTLYQNCVKEGVEFYNEFYVLDQLVTEVDGVMKSAGVVAYELATGEIHVFQAKAVIYASGGCGKFFKVTSNAHTLTGDGQAAVYRRGLPLEDMEFFQFHPTGIWRMGILLTEGARGEGGILRNKDGERFMEKYAPVMKDLASRDVVSRSIYTEIREGRGCGPEGDHVYLDLTHLPPEQLDAKLPDITEFARTYLGIEPYTDPIPIQPTAHYAMGGIPTNVEGEVLRDNTTVVPGLYAAGEVACVSVHGANRLGTNSLLDINVFGKRAGIAAAEYSQKADFVELPENPAQLVVDQVERLRASTGTERVAVLRRELQETMDANVMVFRTEQTIKTAVEKIAELRERYKNVSIQDKGKRFNTDLLEAVELGNLLDLAEVMAVSALARKESRGGHYREDYPNRDDVNFMRHTMAYREVGDDGTETVRLDYKPVVQTRYQPMERKY; this is encoded by the coding sequence ATGAAGATCCACAAGTACGACACCGTCATCGTCGGCGCCGGCGGCGCCGGTATGCGCGCCGCCATCGAGTCGACCAAGCGCAGCCGCACCGCCGTGCTGACCAAGCTCTACCCCACCCGCTCCCACACGGGCGCCGCACAGGGCGGCATGGCCGCAGCGCTGGCCAACGTGGAGGAGGACAACTGGGAGTGGCACACCTTCGACACGGTCAAGGGCGGTGACTACCTGGTCGACCAGGACGCCGCCGAGATCCTGGCGAAGGAGGCCATCGACTCCGTCCTCGACCTGGAGAAGATGGGCCTGCCGTTCAACCGCACCCCGAACGGCACGATCGACCAGCGCCGCTTCGGCGGTCACAGCCGCAACCACGGCGAGGCCCCGGTCCGCCGGTCCTGCTACGCGGCCGACCGCACCGGCCACATGATCCTCCAGACGCTGTACCAGAACTGCGTGAAGGAGGGCGTGGAGTTCTACAACGAGTTCTACGTCCTCGACCAGCTGGTCACCGAGGTCGACGGCGTCATGAAGTCCGCCGGCGTCGTGGCGTACGAGCTGGCCACCGGGGAGATCCACGTCTTCCAGGCGAAGGCCGTGATCTACGCCTCCGGCGGCTGCGGCAAGTTCTTCAAGGTGACGTCGAACGCGCACACGCTGACCGGTGACGGCCAGGCGGCCGTGTACCGGCGCGGGCTGCCGCTGGAGGACATGGAGTTCTTCCAGTTCCACCCGACCGGCATCTGGCGCATGGGCATCCTGCTGACGGAGGGCGCCCGCGGTGAGGGCGGCATCCTGCGCAACAAGGACGGCGAGCGCTTCATGGAGAAGTACGCGCCGGTCATGAAGGACCTCGCCTCCCGTGACGTCGTCTCCCGCTCGATCTACACCGAGATCCGCGAGGGCCGCGGCTGCGGTCCCGAGGGCGACCACGTCTACCTGGACCTCACCCACCTCCCGCCGGAGCAGCTGGACGCCAAGCTGCCCGACATCACGGAGTTCGCGCGCACCTACCTGGGCATCGAGCCCTACACGGACCCGATCCCGATCCAGCCGACCGCGCACTACGCCATGGGCGGCATCCCGACGAACGTCGAGGGCGAGGTCCTGCGCGACAACACGACGGTCGTCCCGGGCCTGTACGCGGCCGGCGAGGTCGCCTGCGTGTCGGTGCACGGCGCCAACCGTCTGGGCACCAACTCGCTGCTGGACATCAACGTGTTCGGCAAGCGGGCCGGCATCGCCGCCGCCGAGTACTCCCAGAAGGCGGACTTCGTCGAGCTGCCGGAGAACCCCGCGCAGCTGGTCGTCGACCAGGTGGAGCGGCTGCGGGCCTCCACGGGCACCGAGCGCGTGGCGGTCCTGCGCCGCGAGCTGCAGGAGACCATGGACGCGAACGTCATGGTGTTCCGCACCGAGCAGACGATCAAGACGGCGGTCGAGAAGATCGCCGAGCTGCGCGAGCGGTACAAGAACGTCTCGATCCAGGACAAGGGCAAGCGGTTCAACACGGACCTGCTGGAGGCCGTCGAGCTGGGCAACCTGCTCGACCTGGCCGAGGTCATGGCGGTGTCGGCGCTGGCCCGCAAGGAGTCCCGCGGCGGCCAC